A portion of the Lolium rigidum isolate FL_2022 chromosome 1, APGP_CSIRO_Lrig_0.1, whole genome shotgun sequence genome contains these proteins:
- the LOC124683307 gene encoding protein mago nashi homolog 2 produces the protein MAAAGGAGGEDASGAEFYLRYYVGHKGKFGHEFLEFEFRPDGKLRYANNSNYKNDTMIRKEVFVSPSVLREARRVIQDSEIMKEDDSNWPEPDRVGRQELEIVMGNEHISFTTSKIGSLVDVQTSNDPEGLRIFYYLVQDLKCFVFSLINLHFKIKPIQL, from the exons atggcggcggccggcggcgcgggcggcgaggacGCCAGCGGGGCCGAGTTCTACCTGCGGTACTACGTGGGGCACAAGGGCAAGTTCGGGCACGAGTTCCTGGAGTTCGAGTTCCGCCCCGACGGCAAGCTCCGGTACGCCAACAACTCCAACTACAAGAACGACACCATGATCCGCAAGGAGGTCTTCGTCTCCCCCTCCGTGCTCCGCGAGGCCAGGAGGGTCATCCAGGACTCCGAG ATAATGAAGGAGGACGACAGCAACTGGCCGGAGCCCGACCGCGTCGGCAGGCAGGAGCTCGAGATTGTCATGGGCAACGAGCacatctccttcaccacctccaAGATCGGCTCCCTCGTTGACGTCCAGACCAGCAACGACCCGGAGGGCCTCCGCATCTTCTACTACCTCGTCCAG GACCTGAAGTGTTTCGTGTTTTCACTTATCAACCTCCACTTTAAGATCAAGCCTATTCAACTTTGA
- the LOC124655877 gene encoding uncharacterized protein LOC124655877: MDAPPSPEQPARNWSELPLEPLHSVFSKLGVVDLLMGAGLVCHSWLEEAKQPDLWRSVHTRHHPKVLDMNAVDLREMLKAAVDRSAGGMEVFVGDWFLTDNLLKYIGDRSPSLKVLDLVECSNISYEGLAEVIPRFPLLDGIVLSGYKELGYKYMGRDVYQIIGKTCTQLRRLELHHGSREQALGIAALEGLRDLALVGCAIDDGDLAVIVDSCPQLERLHVTGCFKIVGNTVLRAKCARIKERAAMPIELPRGLPFAVDTWTPASALKRHRFLTHAHRDHLVGITTTSAAGAVYASRLTVLIARHIFPQLGPDAFLEIELGAPVLVQDPDGDFTVTAFDANHCPGAVMFLFEGAFGNVLHTGDCRLTPDCIQGLPLGYITVEGSGASQAPPSCRIDYLFLDCTFAKCSLQFPTKEASIRQVINCIWEHPNAPTVYLVSDMLGQEDILIEVSRAFGSKIYVNRDKSPDCYHNLSLVAPEILTEDTSSRFQVMEFPRLSEQATEMLALARAKQQPEPLIIRPSSQWYAHYAPQEASLKQKLVLTEPMRDEFGVWHVCLSMHSSREELEEALRFLQPKWVISTTPPCLAMDLSYVKKHCFMSKLGPDDPIWKLLGIPHGNSTVVGSQQTAPTALEAMKQSEEEYTCSAVCSQVLQNEESVVEDFAIEVAPPVTLFGRARFGLPQDCELWKDAYGSVQVDEQVKFEEELHSSYTKSFELWKDVKPDKGMIDSTQAVTKELHASAIEPELQKDCGSIDGSEVIDIAEGEVQEQSSSTEGCAELVEDVKCSQSAERVREARFVSREAISIARAKLWDVCKTRNSAGFIVEAVGKEDKVELTEKLPSEDRIVLADISNRSEGPGTDGADTAGVGSSKVLNVKLRRLYRSMNVAVPRPLPSLVELMGDSKRPRVSSQTLHLR; this comes from the exons ATGGAcgccccgccgtcgccggagcagCCTGCCAGGAACTGGTCGGAGCTGCCTCTTGAGCCCCTCCATTCAGTCTTCTCTAAGCTTGGGGTTGTTGATCTGCTCATGGGCGCGGGCCTTGTTTGCCACTCATGGCTCGAGGAGGCCAAGCAGCCTGATCTGTGGCGATCGGTGCACACGCGGCACCACCCCAAGGTCCTCGACATGAACGCTGTTGATCTGCGGGAAATGTTGAAGGCGGCTGTCGACCGCTCTGCCGGGGGGATGGAGGTGTTTGTGGGAGACTGGTTTCTCACTGATAACCTCCTCAAGTACATAGGCGACAG GTCGCCCTCTCTGAAGGTCCTTGACCTTGTTGAGTGCAGCAACATCTCCTATGAAGGATTGGCCGAGGTGATACCAAGGTTTCCTCTGCTGGATGGAATCGTGCTTTCGGGCTACAAAGAACTCGGCTACAAATACATGGGAAGGGATGTGTATCAAATCATTGGCAAAACATGCACACAACTCAGGCGTCTCGAGCTACACCACGGGAGCAGGGAGCAGGCTCTTGGGATCGCGGCATTGGAAGGGCTGCGAGACCTTGCCCTCGTAGGCTGCGCCATCGACGACGGAGACCTGGCAGTCATTGTTGATAGCTGCCCTCAGTTGGAGCGTCTTCATGTGACTGGTTGCTTCAAGATCGTCGGCAACACGGTCCTCAGAGCCAAGTGTGCCAGGATTAAG GAGAGAGCGGCCATGCCGATCGAGCTGCCGAGGGGGCTGCCCTTCGCGGTGGACACGTGGACTCCCGCCTCCGCCCTCAAGCGCCACCGCTTCCTCACCCACGCCCACCGCGACCACCTCGTCGGCATCACCACCACcagcgccgccggcgccgtctACGCCTCGCGCCTCACCGTCCTCATCGCCCGCCACATCTTCCCTCAG CTTGGACCGGACGCGTTCCTGGAGATTGAGCTCGGCGCGCCGGTGCTCGTCCAGGACCCCGACGGCGACTTCACCGTCACCGCATTCGACGCCAACCACTGCCCTG GCGCGGTGATGTTCCTGTTCGAGGGCGCCTTCGGCAACGTCCTACACACAGGCGACTGCCGCCTCACTCCCGACTGCATCCAGGGCCTGCCCCTCGGGTACATCACCGTCGAGGGATCAGGAGCCAGCCAGGCGCCGCCGTCTTGCCGCATCGACTACCTCTTCCTGGACTGCACGTTTGCCAAGTGCTCGCTGCAATTCCCGACCAAGGAGGCCTCCATACGCCAG GTGATCAATTGCATCTGGGAGCACCCAAATGCGCCGACGGTTTATCTCGTGTCCGACATGCTGGGACAGGAGGATATACTGATCGAGGTGTCGAGGGCATTCGGGTCAAAGATATACGTCAACAGGGACAAGAGTCCAGACTGCTACCACAACCTCTCGCTTGTCGCACCGGAGATCCTCACTGAAGACACGTCCTCGCGCTTCCAGGTGATGGAATTCCCCCGGTTGTCGGAGCAGGCGACGGAGATGCTTGCATTGGCACGGGCAAAGCAGCAGCCTGAGCCCCTCATAATCAGGCCTTCCTCCCAGTGGTATGCGCACTATGCCCCGCAGGAGGCATCACTGAAGCAGAAGCTGGTGCTGACGGAGCCTATGCGGGATGAATTCGGGGTGTGGCACGTGTGCTTATCGATGCATTCGTCTCGCGAGGAGCTGGAGGAGGCCCTGCGGTTCCTTCAGCCCAAGTGGGTCATCTCGACGACGCCTCCATGCCTTGCCATGGATCTGTCCTACGTCAAGAAACACTGCTTCATGTCCAAGCTAGGCCCTGATGATCCCATCTGGAAGTTGCTTGGAATACCGCATGGGAATTCTACTGTCGTAGGCTCACAGCAGACGGCGCCAACTGCACTAGAAGCCATGAAGCAGAGTGAGGAAGAATACACTTGTTCTGCTGTTTGCAGTCAGGTATTACAAAATGAAGAATCAGTGGTAGAGGATTTTGCAATTGAAGTGGCGCCACCGGTGACACTTTTTGGGAGAGCAAGGTTTGGGTTACCTCAGGACTGTGAACTGTGGAAAGACGCGTATGGGAGTGTTCAAGTGGACGAGCAGGTTAAATTTGAGGAGGAACTGCATAGTTCATATACAAAATCCTTTGAGCTGTGGAAGGATGTCAAACCTGACAAAGGCATGATTGATTCAACTCAGGCTGTAACGAAAGAGCTCCATGCTTCAGCAATAGAACCTGAGTTGCAGAAGGACTGCGGATCCATTGACGGCAGTGAAGTAATCGACATTGCTGAAGGTGAAGTGCAAGAGCAGAGCTCGAGTACAGAAGGCTGTGCTGAACTTGTCGAGGACGTGAAATGCAGTCAGAGCGCGGAACGAGTCAGGGAAGCTAGATTCGTATCCAGAGAAGCGATTTCAATTGCAAGAGCTAAGCTCTGGGATGTTTGCAAGACCAGGAATAGCGCCGGATTCATTGTCGAGGCAGTAGGTAAAGAAGATAAAGTAGAACTAACAGAGAAACTGCCTTCGGAGGATCGCATTGTACTAGCAGACATTAGCAACAGATCTGAAGGCCCTGGTACCGATGGAGCAGATACTGCTGGAGTCGGGTCCTCGAAGGTTCTCAACGTGAAGCTGAGGAGGCTGTACAGGTCGATGAACGTGGCAGTTCCTCGGCCATTGCCGTCATTGGTGGAGCTCATGGGGGACTCCAAACGACCAAGGGTCTCATCCCAAACTCTGCATCTACGATAG